One Methylobacterium sp. AMS5 genomic region harbors:
- a CDS encoding Tad domain-containing protein produces the protein MAARDGNGGSKRTIRWRRPFARLCRQSDGSVAVIFALAGSTLIGLVGGAIDYVRFASARTNLQSAVDAGVLAGGNALKLVVSSSESIVGLTTQTIQAEARAGADAPVSIQVTVAPDKTSVEARAQQVIKLTFGGFVGMASIPIAARARASVVGRMRLCMLALDPAAAGAFNLERNAQVTAYDCALYSNSVSRSGMVGRDGALARAQTICSAGGFKDDRANFTPNPQTSCPVIEDPLRNRPAPPVGSCVNFPETLRLADLLTGKSKGSNVIAEPLTLDPGTYCGGLHITKNAVVTLRPGIYVMKDGPLIVDKNATMTGKDVGFYFVGNNSGLLFDKKTTVDLSAPTTGAMAGLLMAEDPSVTLSIDPVQAVDMLLGDIIRPTPPPLGTSKPMRTYRIISDNTRTMLGTIYLPAGRLVIDSQRPVADLSAYTVVVAQQINLYEGPNLYLNADYNRSSVPIPKGVGPISGRLVISQ, from the coding sequence ATGGCGGCGCGGGACGGAAACGGAGGATCGAAGCGCACGATCCGGTGGAGGCGGCCCTTCGCGCGCCTGTGCCGGCAGAGCGACGGCTCGGTCGCGGTGATCTTCGCGCTGGCGGGCTCCACCCTGATCGGCCTGGTCGGAGGGGCGATCGATTACGTGCGGTTCGCCTCCGCGCGCACCAATCTGCAAAGCGCGGTCGATGCCGGCGTGCTGGCTGGCGGCAACGCCCTCAAGCTGGTCGTGTCGAGCAGCGAATCCATCGTCGGCCTGACGACGCAGACGATCCAGGCCGAGGCGAGAGCCGGCGCCGATGCCCCGGTCTCCATCCAAGTCACTGTCGCCCCCGACAAGACGAGTGTCGAGGCGCGCGCCCAACAGGTCATCAAGCTCACGTTCGGGGGCTTCGTCGGCATGGCTTCGATCCCGATCGCGGCGCGCGCCCGGGCGAGCGTCGTGGGGCGGATGCGCCTGTGCATGCTGGCGCTCGATCCCGCCGCGGCGGGTGCGTTCAACCTGGAGCGCAATGCGCAGGTCACGGCCTACGATTGCGCCCTCTACTCGAACTCCGTAAGCCGTTCGGGAATGGTCGGTCGCGACGGCGCGCTCGCCCGGGCGCAGACGATCTGCTCCGCGGGAGGCTTCAAGGACGACCGGGCGAACTTCACGCCCAACCCGCAGACGAGCTGTCCCGTCATCGAGGACCCGCTCCGCAACCGGCCGGCCCCGCCGGTCGGGAGTTGCGTCAACTTTCCTGAGACCCTCCGTCTTGCCGATCTGCTGACCGGCAAGAGCAAGGGCAGCAACGTCATCGCGGAGCCGCTCACCCTCGATCCCGGCACCTATTGCGGCGGCTTGCACATCACGAAGAATGCCGTCGTCACGCTGCGGCCCGGCATCTACGTCATGAAGGACGGCCCGCTCATCGTCGACAAGAATGCGACGATGACGGGCAAGGATGTCGGCTTCTACTTCGTCGGAAACAACAGCGGCCTTCTCTTCGACAAGAAGACGACCGTCGATCTGTCGGCGCCGACGACGGGTGCGATGGCGGGCCTCCTGATGGCGGAGGACCCCTCCGTTACCCTGTCGATCGATCCGGTGCAGGCCGTCGACATGCTTCTCGGCGACATCATCAGGCCGACGCCCCCGCCGCTCGGCACGAGCAAGCCGATGCGGACCTACCGCATCATCAGCGACAACACCCGCACCATGCTCGGGACCATCTACCTGCCGGCCGGCCGCCTCGTGATCGATTCGCAGCGGCCCGTGGCGGATCTCTCCGCCTATACCGTCGTCGTGGCCCAGCAGATCAATCTCTACGAGGGCCCGAACCTCTATCTCAACGCGGACTACAACCGTTCGAGCGTCCCGATCCCCAAGGGGGTCGGCCCGATCTCGGGGCGGCTCGTCATCAGCCAATAG
- a CDS encoding branched-chain amino acid ABC transporter permease codes for MIPILDRPLVQFGLATAAVLILPLVMRSGTLASEILIFGLAVAACNLLLGYTGLLSFGQGIFFGIGSYVAGLGLVRAGLPAPVMLAVSLGVGALVAAVVGWVSIRRQGVYFVMLTLAFSQMFYFLAYTFSGITGGDNGFLDIPRPTLVGTRLTDPWTYYAYVAVLFLVLFAALQRVALSTFGRTLLAIRDNEARAGAIGYPVRAFKVAAFAISGAVTAFAGALHAMLIGVAPLSNIDYHTSETLLIMTIIGGSANLFASLLGAGAYLLAADALSAIWPRWLLALGLLLIVITLFLQRGLWGLIERAIALVTRAPPPDDPARPVGTNPPVAHAPEVAR; via the coding sequence ATGATCCCCATCCTCGACCGGCCCCTTGTCCAGTTCGGCCTCGCGACTGCCGCAGTGCTGATCCTGCCGCTCGTCATGCGCTCGGGCACCCTCGCCAGCGAGATCCTGATCTTCGGGCTGGCGGTCGCCGCCTGCAACCTGCTGCTCGGCTATACCGGCCTCCTCTCCTTCGGCCAGGGCATCTTCTTCGGGATCGGCAGCTATGTCGCCGGCCTCGGCCTCGTCCGGGCCGGGCTACCGGCCCCCGTGATGCTGGCGGTTTCGCTGGGGGTGGGCGCCCTCGTGGCGGCGGTGGTGGGCTGGGTCTCGATCCGCCGCCAGGGCGTCTACTTCGTGATGCTGACGCTGGCCTTTTCGCAGATGTTCTACTTCCTGGCCTACACGTTCAGCGGCATCACGGGGGGCGACAACGGCTTCCTCGACATCCCGCGCCCGACCCTGGTCGGCACGCGCCTGACCGATCCGTGGACCTACTACGCCTATGTCGCGGTGCTCTTTCTCGTCCTCTTCGCAGCACTCCAGCGGGTGGCGTTGTCGACCTTCGGCCGAACCCTGCTCGCCATTCGCGACAACGAGGCACGGGCAGGCGCCATCGGCTACCCGGTGCGGGCCTTCAAGGTCGCGGCCTTCGCGATCTCGGGCGCGGTCACCGCGTTTGCCGGCGCGCTCCACGCGATGTTGATCGGCGTCGCGCCGCTCTCCAACATCGACTACCACACCAGCGAGACCTTGCTGATCATGACGATCATCGGCGGCAGCGCGAATCTGTTCGCCTCGCTGCTCGGCGCCGGGGCCTATCTGCTGGCCGCCGACGCCCTCTCGGCGATCTGGCCGCGCTGGCTCCTTGCCCTCGGCCTCCTGCTCATCGTCATCACGCTGTTCCTCCAGCGCGGCCTCTGGGGCCTGATCGAGCGCGCCATCGCCCTGGTGACGCGGGCGCCCCCGCCCGACGACCCGGCCCGGCCGGTCGGAACGAACCCCCCCGTCGCCCACGCACCGGAGGTCGCCCGATGA
- a CDS encoding M81 family metallopeptidase: MRIVTARVNHETNTFSPLATPLPSFNPLWGADALAAGRDASTALGAFIRFAQARGAVVSVPVSAHANPSGPVADSAFEALCAAILEAIRPGCDAILLDLHGAMVTESHDDGEGELLARIREIAPGTPIGVALDLHGNITGRMVDTCDVLAGFKTYPHVDMAETGERVAGIVGRMLDEGLRPARAWIHPPMLAHTLRMDTRVAGPMRDAVLAAQTAETRPGVLAATIFGGFSLADLAETGVSVTVTAESQEAADEAARDLAAGLWGNRESFVYDEAPLAESIAAAQAALAGPGDGPVLLLDHGDNCMSGGTCDVMDVLAAALEAGIDGIVAGPICDPRAVSVLHAAGVGARVELEIGNRVPLPGFGPRSPSTVAGTVAAVGDGEYRITGPTYTGQRCSMGRAAVIDTGRARILVSEQPHEPWDLGVFTACGINPAEARVLVLKSRMYCRPVFEPFTRTVVECASRGVTSSDYALFTFEKLTRPIFPLDQNADWNPR; encoded by the coding sequence ATGCGTATCGTCACAGCCAGGGTGAACCACGAGACTAACACGTTCTCGCCCCTCGCGACCCCGCTTCCCAGCTTCAATCCGCTCTGGGGGGCTGATGCCCTGGCGGCCGGGCGGGACGCCTCCACGGCGCTCGGCGCCTTCATTCGGTTCGCGCAGGCGCGCGGGGCAGTCGTTTCGGTGCCGGTGTCGGCTCATGCAAATCCGAGCGGGCCCGTGGCGGACTCCGCCTTCGAGGCGCTCTGCGCCGCGATTCTCGAGGCGATCCGCCCCGGCTGCGACGCCATCCTCCTTGACCTTCACGGGGCGATGGTGACCGAGAGCCACGACGACGGCGAGGGCGAGCTTCTCGCCCGCATCCGCGAGATCGCGCCCGGCACGCCCATCGGGGTTGCCCTGGATCTTCACGGCAACATCACCGGCCGGATGGTCGACACTTGCGACGTGCTGGCAGGCTTCAAGACCTATCCGCATGTCGACATGGCCGAGACCGGCGAGCGCGTGGCCGGCATCGTCGGACGGATGCTCGACGAGGGGCTGCGGCCGGCCAGGGCCTGGATCCACCCGCCGATGCTCGCCCACACCCTGCGCATGGACACCCGCGTGGCGGGACCGATGCGAGACGCCGTCCTGGCGGCCCAGACGGCCGAGACCCGTCCCGGCGTGCTGGCGGCCACGATCTTCGGTGGATTCTCCCTTGCGGATCTCGCCGAGACCGGTGTCTCCGTCACGGTCACGGCGGAAAGCCAGGAGGCCGCCGACGAGGCAGCCCGAGACCTCGCCGCAGGGCTCTGGGGCAACCGCGAAAGCTTCGTCTATGACGAGGCGCCCCTGGCCGAGTCCATCGCAGCGGCACAGGCCGCGCTCGCCGGGCCGGGCGACGGCCCGGTGCTTCTCCTCGACCACGGCGACAACTGCATGTCGGGGGGCACCTGCGACGTGATGGATGTGCTCGCCGCCGCCCTCGAGGCCGGCATCGACGGCATCGTCGCCGGCCCGATCTGCGACCCCCGCGCCGTCTCCGTCCTGCACGCGGCCGGCGTCGGCGCCCGGGTCGAACTGGAGATCGGCAATCGCGTCCCCCTGCCGGGTTTCGGCCCCAGGTCGCCCTCTACCGTGGCCGGCACCGTGGCAGCGGTCGGCGACGGCGAATACCGCATCACCGGGCCGACCTATACGGGACAGCGCTGCAGCATGGGCCGGGCGGCGGTGATCGATACGGGGAGGGCCCGCATCCTCGTCAGCGAGCAGCCTCACGAACCATGGGACCTCGGCGTGTTCACCGCCTGCGGAATCAACCCGGCCGAGGCGCGGGTCCTGGTCCTGAAATCGCGGATGTACTGTCGACCCGTCTTCGAGCCCTTCACCCGTACGGTGGTGGAGTGCGCAAGCCGCGGCGTGACCAGTTCCGACTACGCGCTGTTCACGTTCGAGAAGCTCACCCGCCCGATCTTTCCTCTGGACCAGAACGCGGACTGGAATCCGCGATGA
- a CDS encoding ABC transporter ATP-binding protein, translated as MSGPLALGLDGVQGFYGKSHILQGVSLEVRDGEIVCLLGRNGAGKTSTLKAICGLITPRGGSVRFQGTEVAGWTAHRIARAGLTLVPEDRGIFSLLSVEENLAIAERKGSPWARKDIFAMFPRLEERRRNGGAQLSGGEQQMLSIARALLSGPKLLMLDEPVEGLAPVIVEEIVTQIRAIRAAGVPILLVEQNLAVCTALADRHYILELGRVAYAAANSEFMADEAARDRFLGVKAA; from the coding sequence ATGAGCGGCCCCCTCGCCCTCGGCCTGGACGGGGTCCAGGGCTTCTACGGCAAGAGCCATATCCTCCAGGGCGTCAGCCTGGAGGTGCGGGACGGCGAGATCGTCTGCCTGCTCGGGCGCAACGGCGCCGGCAAGACCTCGACCCTGAAGGCCATATGCGGCCTCATCACCCCGCGCGGGGGCAGCGTGCGCTTTCAGGGAACCGAGGTCGCCGGCTGGACCGCCCACCGCATCGCCCGGGCCGGCCTCACCCTCGTTCCGGAGGATCGCGGCATCTTCAGCTTGCTCAGCGTCGAGGAGAACCTGGCCATCGCCGAGCGCAAGGGCTCGCCCTGGGCGCGCAAGGACATCTTCGCGATGTTCCCGCGCCTGGAGGAGCGCCGCCGCAACGGGGGCGCGCAGCTCTCGGGAGGCGAGCAGCAGATGCTGTCGATCGCCCGCGCGCTCCTGAGCGGGCCGAAGCTCCTCATGCTCGACGAGCCGGTGGAGGGCCTCGCCCCCGTCATCGTGGAGGAGATCGTGACGCAGATCCGTGCCATCCGGGCGGCGGGCGTGCCGATTCTGCTGGTGGAGCAGAATCTGGCCGTCTGCACCGCGCTGGCCGACCGCCACTACATCCTCGAACTCGGCCGCGTCGCCTACGCGGCCGCCAATTCCGAATTCATGGCCGACGAGGCGGCGCGCGACCGCTTCCTCGGCGTCAAGGCGGCGTGA
- a CDS encoding NAD(P)-dependent alcohol dehydrogenase, with product MNGQAETRITERNRARAARMKAAIFVEPGRIVLDEKPVPEIGPLDALIRITTTTICGTDIHILKGEYPVARGLTIGHEPVGIIERLGSAVQGFQEGQRVVAGAITPSGHSAACLCGCLSQDGPDTKYGFKPMGGWRFGNTVDGSQAEYLLVPDAMTNLALVPDDLNDEQVLMCPDIMSTGFSGAESGGVRIGDTVAVFAQGPIGLCATAGARLMGATRIIAVECVPKRQQVARSMGADEIVDFSKEDPVDAIMRITDGRGVDVAIEALGRQSTFEAALRVLRPGGTLASLGVYSEDLRIPLGPFVAGLGNHTIITTLCPGGKERMRRLMSVVASGRIDARALVTHRFRLEAIEEAYDLFAHQRDGVLKVAITP from the coding sequence ATGAACGGTCAGGCCGAAACCCGTATCACCGAGCGCAACCGAGCCCGCGCGGCGCGCATGAAGGCGGCGATCTTCGTCGAGCCGGGGCGCATCGTGCTGGATGAGAAGCCGGTCCCCGAGATCGGGCCGCTCGATGCTCTCATTCGCATCACCACGACGACGATCTGCGGCACCGACATCCACATCCTCAAGGGCGAGTACCCGGTCGCGCGCGGCCTGACGATCGGCCACGAGCCGGTCGGGATCATCGAGCGGCTCGGCAGCGCGGTCCAAGGGTTCCAAGAGGGCCAGCGGGTGGTGGCCGGCGCGATCACGCCGTCCGGGCACAGCGCCGCCTGCCTCTGCGGCTGCCTCTCGCAGGACGGTCCGGACACGAAGTACGGCTTCAAGCCCATGGGCGGCTGGCGTTTCGGCAACACCGTCGACGGCTCCCAGGCCGAATACCTCCTCGTGCCCGATGCCATGACGAACCTTGCCCTCGTTCCGGACGATCTGAACGACGAGCAGGTTCTCATGTGTCCCGACATCATGTCGACCGGCTTCTCCGGGGCGGAGAGCGGGGGCGTGCGGATCGGCGACACGGTCGCGGTCTTCGCCCAGGGGCCGATCGGTCTTTGCGCCACGGCCGGCGCGCGGCTGATGGGCGCCACGCGGATCATCGCCGTGGAATGCGTGCCCAAGCGCCAGCAGGTCGCCCGCAGCATGGGCGCGGACGAGATCGTGGATTTCTCCAAGGAGGATCCGGTCGATGCGATCATGCGGATCACCGACGGCCGGGGCGTCGACGTGGCGATCGAGGCGCTGGGGCGGCAATCGACCTTCGAGGCCGCCCTGCGCGTTCTGCGCCCGGGCGGAACGCTCGCCTCACTCGGCGTCTATTCGGAGGATCTGCGCATCCCGCTCGGCCCCTTCGTGGCGGGGCTCGGCAACCACACCATCATCACCACGCTCTGCCCCGGCGGGAAGGAGCGCATGCGCCGCCTGATGTCGGTCGTCGCCTCCGGCCGCATCGATGCCCGCGCGCTCGTCACGCACCGCTTCAGGCTGGAGGCGATCGAGGAGGCCTACGACCTCTTCGCGCACCAGCGCGATGGCGTCTTGAAGGTCGCGATCACGCCCTGA
- a CDS encoding FCD domain-containing protein encodes MKPNLAPMRRIKLSDQIAEDLCRRIARDRLLPGDRLPNERALMQHYSCAKGTIREALKALEVQGLVTMQSGPNGGAEIRPISIEAAAQQLRRFFHFQELDFAHVYALRRSLEVALSINVIGRLKPHDFQRLEANIAECEAANASGQRRIGRLIEVDFHDMLCDASDNPLLVFMCRFLNSLLRDLVEFRSESLVEHEAFGSHNVASHRALVTALRAEDADAVSREMHKHMCCAEHFMRRLDAKFREDLLSSATPDRI; translated from the coding sequence ATGAAGCCGAACCTGGCGCCGATGCGCCGAATCAAACTCTCCGACCAGATTGCCGAGGACCTGTGCCGGCGCATCGCCCGCGACCGTTTGCTGCCGGGTGATCGCCTGCCGAACGAACGTGCCCTGATGCAGCATTATAGCTGCGCCAAGGGGACGATCCGGGAAGCACTGAAGGCCCTTGAGGTCCAGGGCCTTGTGACGATGCAGTCCGGTCCGAATGGCGGCGCCGAAATCCGCCCGATCTCCATTGAGGCAGCTGCGCAACAATTGCGCCGCTTCTTTCACTTCCAGGAACTTGATTTCGCCCATGTCTACGCCTTGCGCCGCAGCTTGGAGGTGGCGCTCAGCATCAACGTAATCGGGCGCTTGAAGCCTCATGACTTTCAACGCCTGGAAGCGAATATCGCAGAGTGCGAGGCCGCTAACGCGAGCGGTCAGCGCAGGATCGGCCGTCTTATCGAGGTCGATTTCCACGACATGTTATGTGATGCGAGTGATAATCCTTTATTGGTATTTATGTGTCGATTCCTAAACAGCCTGCTGCGCGACCTCGTCGAGTTCCGCAGCGAAAGCCTTGTTGAACACGAAGCCTTTGGAAGTCACAACGTTGCCAGCCACCGGGCCCTTGTCACTGCCTTACGCGCGGAGGATGCCGATGCTGTCAGCCGTGAGATGCACAAGCACATGTGCTGCGCTGAGCACTTCATGCGGCGCCTCGACGCAAAGTTCCGAGAGGATCTCCTAAGCTCGGCCACCCCCGATCGAATATAA
- a CDS encoding ABC transporter ATP-binding protein, giving the protein MSAPLLATEALGVRYGSFVALQDVTLRIAENSVHSIIGPNGAGKTTLFHALTGRIAPSGGRITLGGRDITRTSDHERVRLGLARSFQVTSLFPTLSVRENLRLAAQGKTPWQALPPWRRAEANRPALAMAEAMLERLDLTRVALRAAGELSHGQQRRLEVGMAMAAAPKVILLDEPTSGMGIDDIAAMTVLIRDLGRDHTVLFIEHNMGIVMNISDTVTVMRAGRVLVEGPPGRVRDDPEVRRAYLGNMITGDLVS; this is encoded by the coding sequence ATGAGCGCGCCCCTCCTCGCCACCGAAGCGCTCGGCGTCCGCTACGGCAGTTTCGTCGCCCTGCAAGACGTAACCCTTCGCATCGCCGAGAACAGCGTCCACTCGATCATCGGGCCGAACGGGGCCGGCAAGACCACCCTGTTCCACGCGCTGACCGGCCGGATCGCGCCCTCGGGCGGGCGCATCACGTTGGGCGGCCGGGACATCACCCGCACGTCGGACCACGAGCGCGTGCGCCTCGGCCTCGCCCGCTCCTTTCAGGTCACCAGCCTGTTCCCCACCCTGAGCGTGCGCGAGAACCTGCGGCTGGCCGCGCAGGGCAAGACGCCCTGGCAGGCGCTGCCCCCCTGGCGCCGGGCCGAAGCCAACCGGCCGGCGCTGGCCATGGCCGAGGCGATGCTGGAGCGCCTCGACCTCACACGGGTGGCCCTGCGCGCGGCCGGCGAACTGTCGCACGGCCAGCAGCGGCGCCTCGAGGTCGGGATGGCGATGGCGGCGGCGCCGAAGGTCATCCTCCTCGACGAGCCGACCTCCGGCATGGGCATCGACGACATCGCGGCGATGACGGTGCTGATTCGCGACCTCGGACGCGACCACACCGTGCTCTTCATCGAGCACAACATGGGCATTGTGATGAACATCTCCGACACGGTCACGGTGATGCGGGCCGGCCGCGTGCTGGTGGAGGGGCCGCCGGGCCGGGTCCGCGACGACCCGGAGGTGCGCCGGGCGTATCTCGGCAACATGATCACCGGAGACCTCGTGTCATGA
- a CDS encoding IS5 family transposase — translation MPSDRRSYPSDVSDEEWALVAPYLALLREDSAQRDHELREVFNGLRYIVKTGAPWRFMPHDLPPWAAVYQQTQRWLSADSFADVAGDLRAVLRMAAEREPEPSAVILDSRTLRSSPESGERAGYDGAKRKRGAKLHLAVDTPGHVVALHVTPADVDDRAEVGRLAAEVQAETGDSVELAFVDQGYSGPKPAAAASAHGIDLEVVKAPEAKRGFVLLPRRWVVERSFAWATRCRRLVKDYERYASTLAGLHMVAFVCLMLRQAEKLMTSA, via the coding sequence ATGCCTTCTGATCGCCGCTCCTATCCGTCCGACGTGTCTGATGAAGAATGGGCACTGGTAGCGCCCTACCTCGCGCTGCTGCGGGAGGACTCAGCTCAGCGCGACCACGAGTTGCGCGAGGTGTTTAACGGGCTGCGCTACATCGTGAAGACGGGGGCGCCCTGGCGGTTCATGCCGCACGATCTGCCGCCTTGGGCGGCCGTGTATCAGCAGACGCAGCGTTGGCTGTCGGCCGACAGTTTCGCGGACGTGGCCGGCGACCTGCGGGCGGTGCTGCGGATGGCGGCGGAGCGGGAGCCGGAGCCCTCGGCGGTGATCCTCGATAGCCGGACGCTGCGCTCCTCGCCCGAGAGCGGCGAGCGGGCCGGCTATGACGGGGCCAAGCGCAAGCGGGGTGCGAAGCTGCATCTGGCCGTTGACACGCCGGGCCATGTCGTGGCGCTGCACGTGACGCCCGCCGATGTCGACGACCGGGCCGAGGTCGGCCGGCTGGCCGCCGAGGTGCAGGCGGAGACGGGCGACAGCGTCGAGTTGGCCTTTGTCGACCAGGGCTATTCCGGGCCTAAGCCCGCCGCCGCCGCGAGCGCGCACGGCATCGACTTGGAAGTGGTGAAGGCGCCTGAGGCCAAGCGCGGCTTTGTCCTGCTGCCGCGCCGATGGGTGGTGGAGCGCTCGTTTGCCTGGGCCACCCGCTGTCGGCGGCTGGTCAAAGATTACGAGCGCTACGCCAGCACGTTGGCTGGCCTGCACATGGTCGCCTTCGTCTGCCTCATGCTCCGACAAGCTGAAAAGCTTATGACAAGTGCATAA
- a CDS encoding M20 family metallo-hydrolase yields MSNLTINAERLWDTLTETAAIGATSDGGIARLTLSDEDRQVRDWLRVQVEALGCTLTVDAVGNMFALRPGRNPDLKPIAFGSHLDTQPTGGRFDGVLGVLAGLEVLRTLDGAAYVTEAPLLLVNWTNEEGARFAPAMLGSGVYAGIYTGDWAEAREDAAGTRFGAALDAIGYRGVAAPGSVPFGAMFELHIEQGPILEAEGCAVGVVQGVQGMRWYEVALEGQSAHTGSTPMPMRRNALLGAARLVEAVEAVALAHAPDAVGTVGHLSVTPNSHNVIPGHVFLTVDLRHPDDAVLDAMETAMSEALDRIAGDLSLASQLRPIARTAPVAFDPDCIASVRRAAEKGGHATRDIISGAGHDAAHLASVVPTTMVFVPSAGGLSHNPAESTTPSECAAGAQVLLDAVLDYDSRTSSAAA; encoded by the coding sequence ATGTCGAACCTCACCATCAACGCCGAGCGCCTCTGGGATACCCTGACCGAGACCGCCGCCATCGGTGCCACATCCGACGGCGGCATCGCCCGCCTGACTCTGAGCGACGAGGACCGCCAAGTGCGCGACTGGCTCCGGGTCCAGGTCGAGGCGCTCGGCTGCACCCTCACGGTGGATGCGGTGGGCAACATGTTCGCCCTGCGCCCCGGCCGGAACCCGGACCTGAAGCCCATCGCATTCGGCAGCCACCTCGACACCCAGCCCACCGGCGGCAGGTTCGACGGCGTGCTCGGCGTGCTCGCCGGGCTTGAGGTGCTCCGCACCCTGGACGGGGCCGCCTACGTCACCGAGGCGCCGCTGCTGCTGGTGAACTGGACCAACGAGGAGGGCGCGCGCTTCGCCCCCGCCATGCTCGGCTCCGGGGTCTATGCGGGCATCTATACCGGCGACTGGGCCGAGGCCCGTGAGGACGCGGCGGGAACCCGCTTCGGCGCAGCGCTCGACGCCATCGGCTATCGCGGCGTGGCGGCACCGGGCTCCGTGCCGTTCGGCGCGATGTTCGAACTCCATATCGAGCAGGGGCCGATCCTTGAGGCGGAAGGGTGTGCCGTGGGTGTCGTTCAGGGCGTGCAGGGCATGCGCTGGTACGAGGTGGCCCTGGAGGGCCAGTCCGCCCATACCGGCTCGACCCCGATGCCGATGCGCCGGAATGCGCTGCTCGGCGCGGCCCGGCTCGTGGAGGCCGTGGAGGCCGTCGCCCTGGCACATGCCCCCGACGCCGTCGGCACGGTCGGCCATCTCAGCGTGACGCCCAACTCCCACAACGTGATCCCCGGCCATGTGTTTCTCACCGTGGATCTGCGCCACCCCGACGACGCCGTGCTCGACGCCATGGAGACGGCGATGAGCGAGGCGCTCGACCGCATCGCCGGCGACCTGTCCCTCGCCTCGCAGCTGCGTCCCATTGCCCGGACCGCCCCGGTCGCCTTCGATCCCGACTGCATCGCCTCCGTGCGGCGCGCGGCCGAGAAGGGCGGGCACGCCACCCGCGATATCATTTCGGGCGCCGGCCACGACGCGGCGCATCTGGCGAGCGTCGTGCCGACCACCATGGTGTTCGTGCCGAGCGCCGGCGGCCTCAGCCACAACCCGGCGGAATCGACGACGCCGTCGGAATGCGCCGCCGGCGCACAGGTTCTCCTCGACGCCGTGCTCGACTATGATTCCCGCACAAGCAGCGCGGCGGCCTGA
- a CDS encoding TadE/TadG family type IV pilus assembly protein → MRSWRHLWTGRRIAATMHAFGRAEGGVSAIEFAFVAPVLVILFIATIEIPRTIATNNRLAQATIAMADLASKNDYADINDVFAAAQVVAAPYSLAGTSIVLTAGGVYKVGNDFVARVCSSVQRGDKARIVGSDIGPPPAGTASKGDRFVMAETRLSYRPLFSFFPVLNSLTFTGKAAWPVRDGIATNGQAEVVLPGGKPCPP, encoded by the coding sequence ATGAGGTCGTGGAGGCACCTCTGGACAGGACGGCGCATCGCAGCGACCATGCATGCGTTCGGTCGGGCCGAAGGCGGTGTGAGCGCCATCGAATTTGCCTTCGTCGCGCCGGTCCTCGTGATTCTGTTCATTGCAACGATCGAGATTCCAAGGACGATCGCGACCAACAACCGTCTGGCCCAGGCCACGATCGCGATGGCCGACCTTGCCTCCAAGAACGATTACGCTGACATCAACGACGTGTTTGCGGCCGCTCAGGTCGTGGCCGCCCCCTACAGCTTGGCTGGAACCAGCATCGTGCTGACCGCGGGCGGCGTCTACAAGGTGGGCAACGACTTCGTGGCCAGGGTCTGCTCCAGTGTCCAACGGGGGGACAAGGCGCGCATCGTCGGTTCCGATATCGGGCCGCCGCCGGCGGGGACGGCCTCGAAAGGCGACCGCTTCGTCATGGCCGAAACGCGGCTGTCCTATCGACCGCTGTTTTCCTTCTTTCCGGTTCTCAACAGCTTGACCTTCACCGGCAAGGCCGCCTGGCCGGTGCGCGACGGGATCGCAACCAATGGACAGGCCGAGGTTGTCTTGCCGGGCGGAAAGCCATGTCCGCCTTAG
- a CDS encoding TadE/TadG family type IV pilus assembly protein, with protein sequence MQSRFIGDVGGIAAVELSLVILPLFVLMMVIAEASLFVFAQQQFDLSVQRAARLLRTGTFQEEANGADPAQYLRGLLCGTGIRLYQCDEMRVDLVRTTTFAIKRIAPAYDVSRGDWAAGFGTQFTCPSGGGIHVLRAAVPILRPFSFLDFTGQRMPGGKQLLTATAIFRTEDYADKPCA encoded by the coding sequence CTGCAGTCGCGGTTCATCGGCGACGTGGGTGGTATCGCTGCGGTCGAGCTTTCGCTCGTGATCTTGCCGCTCTTCGTCCTGATGATGGTGATCGCGGAGGCTTCGCTCTTCGTTTTCGCCCAGCAGCAGTTCGATCTCTCGGTTCAGCGGGCGGCACGCCTGCTCCGCACGGGGACGTTCCAAGAGGAGGCGAACGGCGCCGACCCGGCGCAGTACCTGCGTGGTTTGCTCTGCGGCACGGGCATCCGGCTCTACCAATGCGATGAGATGCGGGTCGATCTCGTGCGGACCACCACCTTCGCCATCAAGCGGATCGCGCCAGCCTACGATGTCAGCCGCGGCGACTGGGCAGCCGGGTTCGGTACGCAGTTCACCTGTCCGTCGGGCGGCGGCATCCATGTCCTGCGTGCCGCCGTGCCGATCTTGCGCCCCTTCAGCTTTCTCGACTTCACCGGCCAGCGCATGCCCGGCGGCAAGCAACTCCTCACGGCGACGGCAATCTTCCGCACGGAGGATTATGCGGACAAGCCGTGTGCATGA